The proteins below are encoded in one region of Streptomyces roseirectus:
- a CDS encoding D-alanine--D-alanine ligase family protein, with translation MSTENLSQSPESQPTRKPRVAVVFGGRSSEHGISVVTAGAVLKAIDRERYDVLPIGITREGRWLLTADAPERMAIEGRRTPEVGDLAEGGDGGVVLPVDPASREVVYSEPGSVPKALGDVDVVFPVLHGPYGEDGTLQGMLELSGVPYVGSGVLASAVGQDKEYMKRVFTSFGLKVGPYLVIRPREWAGDEPGVRKRVAEFAADHGWPLFVKPARAGSSIGITKVDDPSGLDEAIAEAQRHDPKILVEAAVKGREIECGVLEFEDGPRASVPAEIPAAHAYYDFESKYIDSVPGIVPAPLTPEQTGEVRELAVQAFDAASCEGLVRADFFLTDDGDFVINEINTMPGFTPISMYPKMWEESGVAYGELVDRLIQAALRRPTGLR, from the coding sequence ATGAGCACCGAGAACCTTTCCCAGAGCCCCGAGTCCCAGCCCACGCGGAAGCCGCGTGTGGCCGTCGTGTTCGGTGGGCGCAGTTCGGAGCACGGGATTTCCGTGGTGACCGCGGGCGCCGTACTGAAGGCGATCGACCGGGAGAGGTACGACGTGCTGCCGATCGGCATCACGCGGGAGGGCCGCTGGCTGCTGACGGCGGACGCGCCGGAGCGGATGGCGATCGAGGGCCGGCGGACGCCCGAGGTGGGCGACCTGGCCGAGGGCGGCGACGGGGGAGTGGTGCTCCCGGTGGACCCGGCCAGCCGGGAGGTCGTCTACAGCGAGCCGGGTTCCGTCCCCAAGGCGCTCGGCGACGTCGACGTCGTCTTCCCGGTGCTGCACGGCCCGTACGGCGAGGACGGCACGCTGCAGGGCATGCTGGAGCTGTCCGGCGTCCCGTACGTCGGCTCGGGCGTGCTCGCGTCCGCCGTCGGACAGGACAAGGAGTACATGAAGCGCGTCTTCACCTCCTTCGGCCTGAAGGTCGGCCCCTACCTGGTGATCCGCCCCCGCGAGTGGGCGGGCGACGAGCCCGGCGTCCGCAAGCGGGTCGCCGAGTTCGCGGCGGACCACGGCTGGCCCCTGTTCGTGAAGCCCGCCCGCGCCGGCTCCTCCATCGGCATCACGAAGGTCGACGACCCCTCCGGCCTGGACGAGGCGATCGCCGAGGCCCAGCGGCACGACCCGAAGATCCTGGTCGAGGCGGCCGTGAAGGGCCGTGAGATCGAGTGCGGCGTCCTGGAGTTCGAGGACGGCCCCCGCGCCTCCGTCCCCGCCGAGATCCCCGCCGCGCACGCCTACTACGACTTCGAGTCGAAGTACATCGACTCGGTCCCCGGCATCGTCCCCGCCCCCCTGACCCCCGAACAGACCGGAGAGGTCCGCGAGTTGGCGGTCCAGGCGTTCGACGCGGCGTCCTGCGAGGGCCTGGTCCGCGCGGACTTCTTCCTCACGGACGACGGCGACTTCGTCATCAACGAGATCAACACCATGCCCGGTTTCACGCCGATCTCCATGTACCCGAAGATGTGGGAGGAGTCGGGGGTCGCGTACGGCGAGCTGGTGGACCGTCTGATCCAGGCGGCCCTGCGTCGGCCGACCGGGCTGCGCTAG
- a CDS encoding tetratricopeptide repeat protein: MSEVGDFDALRRAMAENGEQPEGPARNARAEHLLVQAERLNIPLAVIEALGHQLKVYNYSSEKAKMFVPFARLLRMWDERPEDFDEYEAHSLHWVFKWMSAGMLDQPHIPLASIEKWLGEMEHRYRLAGHSERAVRSAEFSVAAHVGDLARAGRAFTAWMAADRDQMADCHACELHGQGWWRAECGEDEEALRLWAPVLEGEYVCAHEPHTVLASSLLPLLRLGRLDEARANHLRGFRLVRSMESMRGAYADHVEFCALTGNEARALELLAERPAYFTDDGHPRSKLDFLSVVSLLMERLAGLGLGGQPVPGPAGRSWTAVELGAHARGEALRLAAEFDARNGTAHVTERARARMAQEPLAERLPLGVRAARPSVSAPVPAPRVAAEPSAGEPGLAALLEEARRQSDTLQPHAIEAWAAVGRAVEATGDEGLTARDRAELAEHQGMAGGPDGLAFFEEAARWYADAGDLGESLASRARGAYVRALGGDVEAALTAIEEPYDRVLALYAEDGTGVRQAAGVLMSRARILMRWAHESEADAQEAFPLAEAAVREVLALVGGRTGDDVRLHARVAEAHAMLAELAALGGSPEEAAQLFARASAEFVAAGLPWFAVEYEARLASLAHHLGDMTQAERALRAALEHGGPVLEAVGRAQLHLQLAEVVGGRGDAEEAAEHALEAAHWADEAGEGPTFGAWARHQLGGHLVRQGRWAEAAEVLESALADLTADTHGDGTVVQTKWWLGDCLSELGEHREAAERRLQAAEIARHWPEQHDHATLAHLAAESLSQADLLPEADQAYRRAGELWRSLGNVHGLVRSLRARAWLALRTDDGVAGARELMAAAVTECADTLDAAGDEESRQRLVAELGHTHRQFGDLLARSAAEDADDDSIRAALEDALAQVSDAVAVFASLADDALHARTSAELAAGWLEADLGRPEAAAARARGVLAAYGTRGDDDTAASRRTEAQQLLQGVQEGN; the protein is encoded by the coding sequence ATGAGTGAGGTCGGGGACTTCGACGCGCTGCGGCGGGCGATGGCGGAGAACGGCGAGCAGCCGGAGGGTCCGGCGCGCAACGCGCGTGCGGAGCACCTGCTCGTCCAGGCGGAGAGGCTGAACATCCCGCTGGCGGTGATCGAGGCGCTGGGGCATCAGCTGAAGGTCTACAACTACAGCTCCGAGAAGGCGAAGATGTTCGTCCCGTTCGCGCGCCTGCTGCGCATGTGGGACGAGCGTCCGGAGGACTTCGACGAGTACGAGGCGCACTCGCTGCACTGGGTCTTCAAGTGGATGTCGGCGGGCATGCTGGACCAGCCGCACATCCCGCTGGCGTCGATCGAGAAGTGGCTCGGCGAGATGGAGCACCGCTACCGGCTGGCGGGGCACTCGGAGCGGGCGGTGCGCAGCGCGGAGTTCAGTGTCGCCGCGCACGTGGGTGATCTGGCGCGCGCGGGGCGGGCGTTCACGGCGTGGATGGCGGCGGACCGGGACCAGATGGCCGACTGCCACGCGTGCGAGCTGCACGGGCAGGGCTGGTGGCGTGCGGAGTGCGGCGAGGACGAGGAAGCGCTGCGGCTGTGGGCGCCGGTCCTGGAGGGCGAGTACGTGTGCGCGCACGAGCCGCACACGGTGCTGGCGTCGTCCCTGCTGCCGCTGCTGCGGCTGGGGCGGCTTGACGAGGCGCGGGCGAACCATCTGCGGGGCTTCCGGCTGGTGCGCTCCATGGAGTCGATGCGGGGCGCGTACGCGGACCATGTGGAGTTCTGCGCGCTGACCGGCAACGAGGCGCGCGCGCTGGAGCTGCTGGCGGAGCGTCCGGCGTACTTCACGGACGACGGCCATCCGCGCAGCAAGCTGGACTTCCTGAGCGTGGTGTCCCTGCTGATGGAGCGGCTGGCCGGGCTGGGGCTCGGCGGCCAGCCGGTGCCGGGTCCCGCGGGGCGTTCGTGGACGGCGGTGGAGCTGGGGGCGCACGCGCGCGGGGAGGCGTTGCGGCTGGCGGCCGAGTTCGACGCCCGCAACGGGACGGCGCACGTGACCGAGCGGGCCCGCGCGCGGATGGCTCAGGAGCCGCTGGCCGAGCGGCTGCCACTGGGGGTGCGGGCGGCGCGCCCGTCGGTGTCGGCCCCGGTGCCGGCGCCCCGGGTGGCGGCCGAGCCGTCCGCCGGTGAACCGGGTCTCGCCGCGCTCCTTGAGGAGGCCCGCCGGCAGTCGGACACGCTCCAGCCGCACGCCATCGAGGCGTGGGCGGCGGTAGGGCGGGCGGTCGAGGCCACCGGGGACGAGGGGCTGACGGCCCGGGACCGCGCGGAGCTGGCCGAGCACCAGGGCATGGCGGGCGGCCCGGACGGGCTCGCCTTCTTCGAGGAGGCCGCCCGCTGGTACGCGGACGCCGGTGACCTGGGTGAATCCCTCGCGTCCCGCGCGCGGGGCGCGTACGTGCGCGCGCTGGGCGGTGACGTCGAGGCGGCCCTGACGGCGATCGAGGAGCCCTACGACCGGGTGCTGGCCCTGTATGCCGAGGACGGCACCGGGGTGCGGCAGGCGGCCGGGGTGCTGATGAGCCGGGCGCGGATCCTGATGCGGTGGGCGCACGAGAGCGAGGCGGACGCGCAGGAGGCGTTCCCGCTCGCCGAGGCGGCCGTGCGCGAGGTGCTGGCGCTGGTCGGCGGCCGGACCGGGGACGACGTCCGGCTGCACGCGCGCGTGGCGGAGGCGCACGCGATGCTCGCGGAGCTGGCGGCGCTGGGCGGCTCTCCCGAGGAGGCCGCGCAGTTGTTCGCGCGGGCGTCGGCGGAGTTCGTGGCGGCGGGGCTGCCGTGGTTCGCGGTGGAGTACGAGGCCCGGCTGGCGTCGCTCGCGCACCATCTCGGTGACATGACGCAGGCCGAGCGGGCGCTGCGGGCGGCCCTGGAGCACGGCGGGCCGGTGCTGGAGGCCGTGGGACGGGCTCAGCTGCACCTCCAGCTCGCGGAGGTGGTCGGGGGCCGGGGCGACGCCGAGGAGGCCGCGGAGCACGCCCTGGAGGCCGCGCACTGGGCCGACGAGGCGGGCGAGGGGCCGACGTTCGGCGCCTGGGCCCGGCATCAGCTCGGCGGGCACCTGGTCCGGCAGGGCCGGTGGGCGGAGGCCGCCGAGGTGCTGGAGTCGGCGCTGGCGGACCTGACGGCCGACACGCACGGCGACGGGACGGTGGTCCAGACGAAGTGGTGGCTCGGGGACTGTCTGAGCGAGCTGGGCGAGCACCGGGAGGCCGCGGAGCGCCGGCTCCAGGCCGCCGAGATCGCCCGGCACTGGCCCGAGCAGCACGACCACGCGACGCTGGCGCACCTGGCGGCGGAGTCACTGAGCCAGGCGGACCTGCTCCCGGAGGCCGATCAGGCGTACCGGCGCGCGGGTGAGCTGTGGCGCTCCCTGGGCAACGTGCACGGCCTGGTGCGCTCCCTGCGCGCCCGCGCGTGGCTGGCACTGCGCACGGACGACGGGGTGGCGGGCGCGCGCGAGCTGATGGCGGCGGCGGTCACGGAGTGCGCCGACACCCTGGACGCGGCCGGCGACGAGGAGTCCCGGCAGCGGCTGGTCGCCGAGCTGGGCCACACGCACCGCCAGTTCGGCGACCTGCTGGCCCGCTCGGCCGCCGAGGACGCCGACGACGACTCGATCCGCGCGGCCCTGGAGGACGCGCTCGCCCAGGTGTCCGACGCGGTCGCCGTCTTCGCGTCCCTCGCGGACGACGCCCTGCACGCGCGCACCTCCGCCGAGCTGGCCGCCGGCTGGCTGGAGGCCGACCTGGGCCGCCCGGAGGCCGCCGCCGCCCGCGCGCGGGGAGTGCTGGCCGCGTACGGGACGCGAGGAGACGACGATACGGCCGCGTCGCGACGTACGGAGGCGCAGCAGTTGCTCCAGGGGGTGCAGGAAGGAAACTGA
- a CDS encoding HSP90 family protein has protein sequence MDSQTSQSSQAPQSPHTFQVDLRGLVDLLSHHLYSSPKVYLRELLQNAVDAITARRAEDPGAPARVRLFADGTALRVEDSGIGLTESDVHSLLATIGRSSKRAEGLQEARSDFLGQFGIGLLACFVVAERIRVVSRSARTPGARPVEWTARDDGSYSVRALPDEARPEPGTTVYLQARAGAGEWLSEARVLALAKDFGSLLPYDVRVGEEAVTDLPAPWDRAYASPANRRVALARHCHELFGFTPLDSIELSVPLAGIRGVAYVLPAAVSPAQRATHRVHLKGMLLTERAEQLLPDWAFFVRCVLDTDSLRPTASRESLYEDETLAAVRDALGERIRAWLTGLATGDPERLAAFLAVHHLGVKSLARHDREMLRTMLPWLPFETTDGRLSLEEFAQRHPVVHFTRTVEEYRQVAPIASAQGIGVVNGGYTYDSELVEALPSVRAGTSVAELDADTVTAHLDAVDAAEELALSAFLAAARAKLDPLGCDVVLRAFHPLSVPALHLDDRQARHEQARAQAQEQADDLWAGILGSLRGSAPRARLVLNHHNALVRRISSLKDPELIGTATESLYGQALLMAQRPLRAADSALLNRAFIGLLEWATHGEGAGNE, from the coding sequence ATGGACTCCCAGACCTCACAGTCATCCCAGGCACCCCAGTCACCTCATACGTTCCAGGTCGACCTGCGTGGTCTGGTGGACCTGCTCTCCCATCACCTCTACTCCAGTCCCAAGGTCTACCTGCGCGAACTGCTGCAGAACGCCGTGGACGCCATCACCGCCCGGCGGGCGGAGGATCCCGGGGCCCCGGCGCGGGTGCGGCTGTTCGCGGACGGCACGGCGCTGCGCGTGGAGGACTCGGGCATCGGGCTGACCGAGTCCGACGTGCACAGTCTGCTGGCCACGATCGGGCGCAGTTCCAAGCGTGCCGAGGGCCTGCAGGAGGCGCGGTCGGACTTCCTCGGGCAGTTCGGGATCGGTCTGCTGGCCTGTTTCGTGGTCGCGGAGCGGATCCGCGTGGTCTCCCGGAGCGCGCGCACGCCGGGGGCGCGTCCGGTGGAGTGGACGGCGCGTGACGACGGCTCGTACTCCGTGCGCGCGCTCCCGGACGAGGCGCGCCCCGAGCCGGGCACGACGGTGTACCTCCAGGCGCGCGCGGGGGCCGGTGAGTGGCTGTCCGAGGCGCGGGTGCTGGCGCTGGCGAAGGACTTCGGTTCGCTGCTGCCGTACGACGTGCGGGTGGGCGAGGAGGCGGTGACGGACCTGCCGGCGCCGTGGGACCGCGCGTACGCGTCCCCGGCGAACCGGCGGGTGGCGCTGGCGCGGCACTGTCACGAGCTGTTCGGGTTCACGCCGCTGGACTCGATCGAGCTGTCGGTGCCGCTGGCGGGGATCCGGGGGGTGGCGTACGTGCTGCCGGCGGCGGTGTCCCCGGCGCAGCGGGCGACGCACCGGGTGCACCTGAAAGGCATGCTGCTGACCGAGCGGGCCGAACAGCTCCTGCCGGACTGGGCGTTCTTCGTGCGCTGTGTCCTGGACACGGACTCGCTGCGGCCCACGGCGTCGCGGGAGTCTCTGTACGAGGACGAGACGCTGGCGGCCGTCCGGGACGCCCTCGGGGAGCGGATCCGGGCGTGGCTGACGGGCCTTGCGACGGGCGATCCGGAGCGGCTGGCGGCGTTCCTGGCGGTGCATCACCTGGGCGTGAAGTCCCTGGCGCGCCACGACCGGGAGATGCTGCGGACGATGCTGCCGTGGCTGCCGTTCGAGACGACGGACGGGCGGCTGTCGCTGGAGGAGTTCGCGCAGCGCCACCCGGTGGTGCACTTCACGCGCACGGTGGAGGAGTACCGGCAGGTCGCGCCGATCGCCTCGGCGCAGGGCATCGGTGTGGTCAACGGCGGTTACACGTACGACAGCGAGCTGGTCGAGGCGCTGCCGTCGGTGCGTGCGGGCACGTCGGTCGCGGAGCTGGACGCGGACACGGTGACGGCCCATCTGGACGCCGTGGACGCGGCGGAGGAGCTGGCGCTGTCGGCGTTCCTGGCGGCCGCGCGCGCGAAGCTCGACCCGCTGGGCTGTGACGTGGTCCTGCGGGCGTTCCACCCGCTGTCGGTGCCGGCGCTGCACCTGGACGACCGTCAGGCCCGGCACGAGCAGGCGCGCGCGCAGGCGCAGGAACAGGCGGACGACCTGTGGGCGGGCATCCTGGGTTCGCTGCGGGGCAGCGCTCCGCGCGCGCGGCTGGTGCTCAACCATCACAACGCGCTGGTGCGGCGGATCAGTTCGCTGAAGGATCCGGAGCTGATCGGCACGGCGACGGAGTCGTTGTACGGGCAGGCGCTGCTGATGGCGCAGCGTCCGCTGCGGGCGGCCGACTCGGCGTTGCTGAACCGGGCGTTCATCGGTCTGCTGGAGTGGGCCACTCATGGTGAGGGGGCGGGCAATGAGTGA
- a CDS encoding DAK2 domain-containing protein, with protein sequence MAQVPQTFLDALAVRTWCGLALRALGGAREEIDAINVYPVADGDTGTNLYLTAESAATAVEAVFAAHEAGPGASSGGVPSLADAAHAMAHGALIGARGNSGTILAQLLRGMSQVLAADSDASHTDGPGLGLALRRAADSARQAVAHPVEGTVLSVATAAADAAQETARDTAGDCASVARAAYRGACTALAATPGQLAVLRDAGVVDAGGRGLVAVLGALVETFTGEAPAPTRVRGGAGSVTSVGLGVPARVEAEAGCAEGAEGPAFEVIYLLEADDTAVARLRTRLDALGDSLVVVGGDGLWNVHVHVDDAGAAVEAGVEAGRPYRIRITHFGAGDAHTARGERAPRERVQRAVVAVVPGEGLAGLYAQAGATTVLARPGEPPASGELVEAVRRAHAREVVLLPNDADLRHTAAAAAEQSRTEGIRVALIPTRSAVQGIAALAVHEPDRRFDEDVVAMTSAAGATRYAEVTVAERQSWTMAGICQAGDVLGLVDGDVAVIGADVTDTARKVLDRMLSAGGELVTLVLGDDAPESIAGDLEARVREAYLAVDTVVYRGGRQGALLLIGVE encoded by the coding sequence GTGGCGCAGGTGCCGCAGACATTCCTCGATGCTCTCGCGGTGCGCACCTGGTGCGGCCTCGCGCTGCGCGCCCTCGGCGGGGCCCGCGAGGAGATCGACGCGATCAACGTCTACCCGGTCGCGGACGGGGACACCGGCACCAACCTGTACCTGACGGCCGAGTCCGCGGCGACCGCCGTGGAGGCCGTGTTCGCCGCCCACGAGGCGGGCCCCGGGGCGTCGTCCGGGGGAGTGCCCTCGCTGGCCGACGCCGCGCACGCCATGGCCCACGGCGCCCTCATAGGCGCGCGCGGGAACTCCGGGACGATCCTCGCCCAGCTCCTGCGCGGCATGTCCCAGGTCCTCGCCGCCGACAGTGACGCCTCTCACACGGACGGCCCCGGCCTCGGCCTCGCCCTGCGCCGCGCCGCCGACTCCGCCCGCCAGGCCGTCGCCCACCCCGTCGAGGGCACCGTCCTGTCCGTCGCCACGGCTGCCGCCGACGCCGCCCAGGAAACGGCCCGGGACACCGCCGGGGACTGCGCCTCCGTCGCCCGAGCGGCCTACCGGGGCGCCTGTACGGCGCTGGCGGCCACGCCGGGCCAGCTCGCCGTCCTGCGGGACGCCGGGGTCGTCGACGCGGGCGGCAGGGGGCTCGTGGCGGTGCTGGGGGCGCTCGTGGAGACGTTCACCGGGGAGGCACCGGCGCCCACGCGCGTGCGGGGCGGGGCGGGGAGCGTGACGAGCGTCGGGCTCGGGGTTCCCGCGCGTGTGGAGGCGGAGGCGGGGTGCGCGGAGGGGGCCGAGGGGCCCGCGTTCGAGGTGATCTACCTCCTGGAGGCCGACGACACCGCCGTGGCCCGCCTCAGGACCCGCCTGGACGCGCTGGGCGACTCCCTGGTCGTCGTCGGCGGCGACGGGCTGTGGAACGTCCACGTGCACGTGGACGACGCCGGGGCCGCCGTCGAGGCCGGCGTTGAGGCCGGGCGGCCCTACCGGATCCGGATCACGCACTTCGGCGCCGGGGACGCGCACACCGCGCGCGGGGAGCGGGCGCCGCGCGAACGCGTCCAGCGCGCGGTCGTCGCCGTCGTCCCCGGCGAGGGGCTGGCCGGGCTGTACGCGCAGGCGGGCGCGACGACCGTCCTGGCGCGGCCGGGGGAGCCGCCGGCCAGCGGCGAGCTGGTCGAGGCCGTCCGGCGCGCCCACGCGCGCGAGGTGGTCCTGCTGCCCAACGACGCCGACCTGCGCCACACGGCCGCCGCGGCGGCGGAGCAGTCCCGCACGGAGGGCATCCGGGTCGCCCTCATCCCGACCCGCTCGGCGGTCCAGGGCATCGCCGCCCTCGCCGTCCACGAACCCGACCGCCGCTTCGACGAGGACGTCGTCGCCATGACCTCCGCGGCCGGCGCCACCCGCTACGCCGAGGTCACCGTCGCCGAGCGCCAGTCCTGGACGATGGCCGGCATCTGCCAGGCCGGCGACGTCCTCGGCCTGGTGGACGGCGACGTCGCGGTGATCGGCGCCGACGTCACCGACACGGCCCGCAAGGTCCTCGACCGGATGCTCTCGGCGGGCGGCGAACTCGTCACCCTGGTCCTGGGCGACGACGCCCCCGAGAGCATCGCCGGGGACCTGGAGGCACGCGTGCGGGAGGCGTACCTGGCGGTCGACACGGTGGTGTACCGGGGTGGCCGCCAGGGGGCGCTGCTGCTGATCGGCGTCGAGTAG
- a CDS encoding thiamine-phosphate kinase translates to MKGTVGELGEFGLIRELTSRLTTTPAVRVGPGDDAAVVAAPDRRVVASTDILLEGRHFRRDWSTAYDVGRKAAAQNLADIAAMGAVPTALLLGLVVPAELPVTWPTELMDGLRDECQVAGAAVVGGDVVRGDTIMVSITALGDLRGRDPITRDGAKPGDLVAVTGWLGWSAAGYAVLARGFRSPRAFVEAHRRPEPPYHAGPAAAGLGATAMCDVSDGLIADLGHIAEASNVRIDIRSAAIDIPTQMNDIGHAVGVDPIQWVLTGGEDHAIVATFPPDVKLPARWKVIGEVLGPSALPQVTVDGAPWTRQGGWDHFGDVE, encoded by the coding sequence ATGAAGGGCACTGTCGGTGAGCTGGGTGAGTTCGGGCTCATCCGGGAGCTCACCTCCCGGCTCACCACCACCCCGGCGGTCCGGGTCGGCCCGGGGGACGACGCCGCGGTGGTCGCCGCGCCCGACCGCCGGGTGGTGGCCAGCACGGACATCCTGCTGGAGGGCCGGCACTTCCGCCGGGACTGGTCCACCGCCTACGACGTGGGCCGCAAGGCCGCCGCCCAGAACCTCGCCGACATCGCCGCGATGGGCGCCGTCCCGACCGCGCTGCTCCTCGGCCTCGTTGTCCCGGCGGAACTCCCGGTGACCTGGCCGACGGAGCTGATGGACGGCCTGCGCGACGAGTGCCAGGTCGCCGGCGCCGCGGTCGTCGGCGGGGACGTCGTACGCGGCGACACGATCATGGTGTCGATCACGGCCCTCGGCGACCTGCGGGGCCGGGACCCGATCACCCGGGACGGCGCCAAGCCCGGCGACCTGGTCGCGGTGACCGGCTGGCTGGGCTGGTCGGCGGCCGGGTACGCGGTCCTCGCGCGGGGTTTCCGCTCGCCGCGCGCCTTCGTCGAGGCCCACCGCCGCCCCGAGCCGCCCTACCACGCGGGCCCGGCCGCCGCGGGGCTCGGCGCGACCGCCATGTGCGACGTCAGCGACGGCCTGATCGCCGACCTCGGACACATCGCCGAGGCCAGCAACGTCCGCATCGACATCCGCTCCGCCGCGATCGACATCCCCACCCAGATGAACGACATCGGCCACGCCGTCGGCGTCGACCCCATCCAGTGGGTGCTGACCGGCGGAGAGGACCACGCGATCGTCGCGACCTTCCCGCCGGACGTGAAGCTCCCCGCCCGCTGGAAGGTCATCGGCGAGGTCCTGGGCCCCTCCGCGCTGCCCCAGGTCACCGTGGACGGCGCCCCCTGGACGAGACAGGGCGGCTGGGACCACTTCGGGGACGTCGAGTGA
- the thiD gene encoding bifunctional hydroxymethylpyrimidine kinase/phosphomethylpyrimidine kinase translates to MIPRVLTVAGSDSGGGAGIQADLKTMLALGVHGMSVVTAVTAQNSLGVQGAWELPAEAVRAQYRSVVDDIGVQAVKTGMLSSAGLVETVAELLATIDAPVVVDPVGVSKHGDALLAASALESVRRLLLPTATVATPNLDEVAQLTGVHVAAEDDLREAAAAVLAYGPAWVLIKGGHLPGDAVDLLTDGREEHWLRAPRHDNRHTHGTGCTLASAIASELAKGAGVPEAVTAAKRYVTGAIRAGFALGGGIGPVDHGWEFRS, encoded by the coding sequence GTGATCCCCCGCGTCCTGACCGTTGCCGGCTCCGACTCGGGCGGCGGCGCCGGGATCCAGGCCGACCTGAAGACGATGCTCGCGCTCGGCGTGCACGGCATGAGCGTCGTCACCGCCGTCACCGCGCAGAACTCCCTGGGCGTGCAGGGCGCCTGGGAACTCCCGGCCGAGGCCGTGCGCGCCCAGTACCGCAGCGTCGTCGACGACATCGGCGTCCAGGCCGTCAAGACCGGCATGCTGTCCTCGGCCGGACTCGTCGAGACGGTCGCCGAACTGCTGGCGACGATCGACGCGCCCGTCGTCGTCGACCCGGTCGGCGTCTCCAAGCACGGCGACGCCCTCCTCGCCGCCTCGGCCCTCGAATCCGTCCGCCGGCTCCTCCTGCCGACGGCCACGGTCGCCACGCCCAACCTCGACGAGGTGGCGCAGCTCACCGGCGTGCACGTCGCGGCGGAGGACGACCTGCGGGAGGCCGCGGCGGCCGTCCTGGCGTACGGGCCCGCGTGGGTGCTGATCAAGGGCGGTCATCTGCCCGGCGACGCCGTCGACCTGCTCACGGACGGGCGCGAGGAGCACTGGCTGCGGGCGCCCCGCCACGACAACCGGCACACGCACGGCACCGGGTGCACCCTCGCGTCGGCCATCGCGTCGGAGCTGGCGAAGGGGGCGGGGGTGCCGGAGGCGGTGACGGCGGCGAAACGTTATGTCACCGGGGCGATCCGGGCCGGGTTCGCGCTCGGCGGGGGGATCGGGCCGGTGGATCACGGCTGGGAGTTCAGGAGCTAG
- a CDS encoding DUF3515 domain-containing protein has product MNFFRHRLSGLSALALLCAAGCSSADDSASIAVPSPSAKAAEICGKLDAALPATVDGLQRRDPEPASTLTAGWGNPAIILRCGVVKPPKMDDKNADAGEADGVGWLVEKQDDGSVRFTSALRVVYIEVTLPESRAAEGMSPLIDLAPAVKKTVPEGIAD; this is encoded by the coding sequence GTGAACTTCTTCCGTCACCGGCTCAGTGGTCTTTCCGCCCTCGCCCTGCTGTGCGCCGCCGGCTGCTCGTCGGCGGACGACAGCGCGTCGATCGCGGTTCCCAGTCCGTCGGCGAAAGCCGCGGAGATATGCGGGAAGCTGGACGCCGCGCTGCCGGCGACGGTGGACGGACTTCAACGCCGGGACCCCGAGCCCGCGTCGACGCTGACCGCGGGCTGGGGGAACCCGGCGATCATACTGCGGTGCGGTGTCGTGAAGCCGCCGAAGATGGACGACAAGAACGCGGACGCCGGTGAAGCCGACGGCGTCGGCTGGCTCGTCGAGAAACAGGACGACGGCAGCGTGCGGTTCACCAGCGCGCTGCGGGTCGTCTACATCGAGGTGACGCTGCCCGAGTCGCGGGCCGCCGAGGGGATGTCGCCGCTGATCGACCTGGCACCGGCGGTCAAGAAGACGGTGCCCGAGGGGATCGCCGACTAG
- the rpmB gene encoding 50S ribosomal protein L28, producing MAANCDVCGKGPGFGNNISHSHRRTSRRWNPNIQRVRTVVSGTPKRVNACTSCIKAGKVSR from the coding sequence GTGGCTGCTAACTGCGACGTCTGCGGCAAGGGTCCGGGCTTCGGCAACAACATCTCGCACTCGCACCGTCGTACGTCCCGTCGCTGGAACCCGAACATCCAGCGCGTGCGTACCGTGGTCAGTGGGACGCCGAAGCGCGTGAACGCCTGCACCTCGTGCATCAAGGCCGGCAAGGTTTCGCGCTGA
- a CDS encoding Lrp/AsnC family transcriptional regulator, with amino-acid sequence MVQAYILIQTEVGKASTVAETIGKIPGVVQAEDVTGPYDVIVRAQADTVDDLGRMVVAKVQQVDGITRTLTCPVVHL; translated from the coding sequence GTGGTACAGGCGTACATCCTGATCCAGACGGAGGTCGGCAAGGCGTCGACCGTCGCCGAGACGATCGGCAAGATCCCTGGCGTCGTCCAGGCCGAGGACGTGACAGGGCCGTACGACGTGATCGTGCGGGCCCAGGCGGACACGGTCGACGACCTCGGGCGGATGGTGGTCGCCAAGGTGCAGCAGGTGGACGGGATCACCCGGACCCTGACCTGCCCCGTCGTCCATCTCTAG